The Ficedula albicollis isolate OC2 chromosome 6, FicAlb1.5, whole genome shotgun sequence genome has a window encoding:
- the KIF11 gene encoding kinesin-like protein KIF11 has translation MAAFGSLGGGPKKEEKGKNIQVVVRCRPFNASELKASSYAVVDCDQARKEVSVRTGGVTDKSSRKTYTFDMVFGAQAKQIDVYRSVVCPILDEVIMGYNCTVFAYGQTGTGKTFTMEGERSPNEEYTWEEDPLAGIIPRTLHQIFEKLTENGTEFSVKVSLLEIYNEELFDLLNPTPDVGERLQMFDDPRNKRGVIIKGLEEVTVHNKNQVYQILERGAAKRTTAATYMNAYSSRSHSVFSITIHMKETTVDGEELVKIGKLNLVDLAGSENIGRSGAVDKRAREAGNINQSLLTLGRVITALVERAPHIPYRESKLTRILQDSLGGRTKTSIIATISPASINLEETLSTLEYAHRAKNIMNKPEVNQKLTKKALIKEYTEEIERLKRDLAAAREKNGVYISIENYEALNGKLTVQEEQIAEYIDKISVMEEEVKRVTELFRVSKNELEQCKTDLQIKEKELEETQKDLQETKVQLAEEEYVVSVLENTEQKLHGTASKLLSTVEETTRDVSGLHAKLDRKKAVDQHNAVVQNTFAGHMNALFSKIQDSITENSFKQQQMLTSYTNFIGELLSTSSSTADTLTSVVSASFASLKELVSTEVSHMSEKITQHENLSLDCKAELLRLIEEHQTGLGRAVNSLTPMVEFVLGLNCQFQSNMKKYSAVTDQMEGHKKEMDAFFGDLFLTLKKIQEETASGFAQLQHNCDSLKEEVEMTRLAHRKSAAELMSSLQSQLDLFTQQTQKDLTDVLTKNGSLKTTITAMQENVHLKTTDLVSSTNSNHSKFTASLDNFSQELRTINAENKTVLEDSNDHCQHLLSNLKNVSQDTNTWGEFTTAQMVNFTNQQLMSFKDEKQQFQYLQKKNEENCDKAVAEVADHIGRQKAAEGKVLSGLLDQIKVDQEILVEQKQALKEEVQHGLTQVNAFLQKDLKVDVPTGTTPQRKDYFYPVTLVRTEPRELLLEQLRQKQPNFDAVVKEVEDNEGQDLLEEEGELQEPGENLACDNYLMNTNVYCHTNGGIPFFQHKRSLKKGKENKSSAPVENKMEDVTEEFLQKSKHPLRLLN, from the exons ATGGCTGCTTTCGGCTCTCTGGGCGGCGGCCccaagaaggaggagaagggcaAGAACATCCAGGTGGTGGTGCGGTGCAG GCCTTTTAATGCCTCAGAACTTAAAGCGAGCTCCTATGCTGTCGTAGACTGTGATCAAGCAAGAAAGGAAGTCAGTGTCCGCACCGGGGGAGTGACAGATAAGTCATCAAGAAAGACTTACACTTTTGATATG GTTTTTGGAGCTCAGGCAAAGCAGATTGATGTATACCGGAGTGTTGTGTGTCCCATTTTGGATGAAGTTATTATGGGCTACAACTGTACAGTGTTTGC TTATGGCCAAACTGGTACTGGTAAGACCTTCACAATGGAAGGGGAGCGATCACCCAATGAAGAATATACTTGGGAAGAG gATCCGCTAGCAGGTATCATACCCCGTACATTGcatcaaatatttgaaaaactcACAGAGAATGGTACAGAATTTTCAGTGAAAGTCTCTCTTTTGGAAATCTATAACGAGGAGCTTTTTGATCTTCTGAATCCTACTCCTGATGTTGGAGAAAGACTGCAGATGTTTGATGATCCTCGAAACAAG AGGGGTGTAATTATTAAAGGCTTGGAAGAAGTAACTGTACACAACAAAAATCAAGTTTATCAAATCCTGGAAAGGGGTGCAGCCAAAAGAACAACTGCAGCTACTTACATGAACGCATATTCCAG CCGTTCCCACTCTGTGTTTTCAATTACCATCCATATGAAAGAAACAACAGTGGATGGAGAAGAACTTGTTAAAATTGGAAAGCTAAACTTG GTTGATCTTGCAGGAAGTGAAAACATTGGTCGATCTGGGGCCGTTGACAAAAGAGCTCGTGAGGCTGGAAATATCAACCAGTCTCTGCTGACACTAGGAAGAGTTATTACTGCTCTAGTGGAAAGAGCCCCTCATATTCCATACAGGGAATCTAAACTCACAAGAATCCTTCAAGACTCTCTTGGAGGACGGACAAAAACGTCGATAATTGCCACAATTTCACCTGCATCTATAAATCTTGAG GAAACGTTGAGTACGCTAGAGTATGCCCATAGAGCAAAGAATATCATGAACAAGCCTGAAGTTAATCAGAAGCTAACAAAAAAAGCTCTTATTAAG GAATACACTGAAGAGATTGAGCGTCTGAAGCGAGACCTTGCTGCTGCTCGAGAGAAAAATGGAGTCTATATTTCTATTGAAAACTATGA AGCCCTTAATGGAAAGCTGACAGTTCAGGAAGAACAAATTGCAGAGTATATTGATAAAATCAGTGTCATGGAGGAAGAAGTGAAAAGG GTCACTGAACTATTCAGAGTCAGTAAAAATGAACTTGAACAGTGTAAAACAGACTTGCAAATCAAGGAGAAAGAActggaagaaacacaaaaagatCTGCAAGAAACCAAAGTTCAACTGGCTGAAGAAGAATATGTGGTCTCAGTTTTGGAAAACACTGAACAAAAACTTCATGGCACAGCTAGCAAG ttgCTAAGTACAGTTGAAGAAACTACAAGAGATGTGTCTGGGCTCCATGCAAAACTGGACCGTAAGAAAGCTGTTGATCAGCACAATGCTGTTGTCCAAAATACATTTGCAGGACATATGAATGCCTTGTTCAGCAAAATACAAGATTCAATTACTGAAAACAGTTTCAAGCAGCAACAGATGTTGACATCTTACACAAATTTTATAG GTGAACTCCTGTCTACCAGTTCTTCTACAGCAGATACTCTTACATCAGTTGTATCAGCATCTTTTGCCTCTCTTAAAGAATTGGTGTCTACTGAAGTTTCTCACATGTCTGAAAAAATAACACAGCATGAGAATCTATCACTTGATTGTAAAGCGGAGCTGCTGAGATTAATT GAGGAGCATCAAACTGGATTAGGAAGAGCAGTAAATAGCTTGACACCAATGGTAGAATTTGTCTTAGGATTAAACTGTCAGTTCCAGAGTAACATGAAGAAATATTCTGCTGTGACTGACCAG atggagGGCCATAAAAAGGAAATGGATGCCTTCTTTGGAGATCTTTTTCtcactctgaaaaaaatacaggaagaaaCAGCCAGTGGctttgctcagctccagcatAATTGTGACAGCTTAAAAGAAGAAGTGGAAATGACGAGGTTGGCGCATAGAAAG AGCGCAGCCGAATTGATGTCTTCACTGCAAAGCCAGCTTGACCTGTTTACTCAGCAGACTCAGAAGGACTTAACTGATGTACTCACAAAAAATGGAAGCCTAAAGACCACCATTACTGCTATGCAAGAAAATGTTCACCT GAAAACTACAGACCTAGTCAGCAGTACAAATTCCAATCACAGCAAATTTACTGCATCTCTGGATAATTTCTCTCAAGAGCTCAGGACCATAAATGCTGAAAACAAGACAGTGCTGGAAGATTCCAATGACCACTGTCAACACCTTCTCAGCAATCTCAAAAATGTGTCTCAGGATACCAATACATGGGGTGAATTTACAACTGCTCAGATGGTCAACTTTACTAATCAGCAGCTAATGTCATTCAAGGATGAGAAACAGCAATTTCAGTATTTACAAAAG aaaaatgaagaaaactgtgATAAAGCAGTAGCTGAAGTTGCTGACCACATTGGCAGACAAAAGGCTGCTGAGGGGAAGGTGCTAAGTGGCCTTCTGGATCAGATAAAGGTGGATCAGGAGATACTTGTGGAGCAGAAGCAGGCACTTAAGGAGGAAGTACAGCATGGACTAACTCAGGTTAATGCTTTCCTGCAAAAGGATCTCAAAGTGGATGTTCCAACAG GGACAACTCCACAGAGAAAAGACTACTTCTATCCAGTCACACTCGTGAGAACAGAGCCCCGGGAACTACTTCTGGAGCAATTAAGGCAAAAGCAACCAAATTTTGATGCTGTGGTAAAGGAGGTAGAGGATAATGAAGGTCAG GACCTGTTGGAAGAAGAAGGAGAGTTGCAAGAACCCGGTGAAAACCTTGCTTGTGACAATTACTTAATGAATACAAATGTATATTGCCACACAAATGGTGGCATTCCTTTTTTCCAG CACAAAAGAAGTCTCAAAAAGGGTAAAGAGAACAAATCTTCAGCTCCAGTGGAGAACAAAATGGAGGATGTGACAGAAGAGTTTCTTCAGAAATCTAAGCATCCTTTAAGATTGTTGAACTAA